One window of Nicotiana tomentosiformis chromosome 11, ASM39032v3, whole genome shotgun sequence genomic DNA carries:
- the LOC104120506 gene encoding F-box protein CPR1-like — protein MSDIPPEVINDILYRLPVKSLLRFRCVSKSFKALIDSPKFIRAHLKQQLLKHNSDVKLIFKAHKLFSLDFSSISSSQLEELDHPLKQPYGPTQVLGSCHGLILISNNLSDNGVWNPSTKMFRKLPVCHINPPQNHGPREVAGLSQICGGFGYDTSANDYKVFKIAQFCHFSGSSLVTVTMVFSLKLGLWKKKVRDCPYWLVKEDNGTFAAGALHWLASTEPSAEWSPWVLISLNLGSERFEQVSYPENLGKPLHLNLAVLGECLCLISGHVAVRTNAKNHVLDHVDIWVMKNYGVKESWIKLFSVEQLDGRQHFSFLRPIAYSVTGKEVLLEMDNRTFLWYSLEKKSLKHAKINGGLDSFESFVNLGTLVPLYGGGNDGGENEKDGKEKIEPEKKDGAGNIEEEDVLVIEEFKLEL, from the coding sequence ATGTCGGACATTCCGCCGGAAGTAATTAACGATATACTTTACCGACTGCCGGTGAAGTCACTGCTAAGATTCAGGTGCGTAAGCAAGTCATTCAAAGCCCTAATTGATAGCCCCAAATTCATCCGAGCACACCTCAAGCAACAGTTACTGAAACACAACTCAGATGTCAAGCTTATTTTCAAGGCTCACAAGCTTTTCTCCCTCGATTTCAGTTCGATCTCTAGTAGCCAACTAGAAGAACTTGACCATCCACTTAAACAGCCCTATGGCCCAACTCAGGTACTCGGCTCTTGCCATGGTTTAATTTTGATATCCAACAACTTGAGTGACAATGGTGTGTGGAATCCATCCACTAAAATGTTCCGGAAACTGCCGGTTTGTCACATTAACCCTCCACAGAATCATGGACCGAGAGAGGTTGCAGGGTTGAGCCAAATTTGTGGTGGTTTTGGGTATGATACTTCTGCTAATGATTATAAGGTCTTTAAAATAGCCCAATTTTGTCACTTCTCTGGTAGTTCCTTAGTTACTGTTACAATGGTTTTTAGTTTGAAGTTGGGTTTGTGGAAGAAGAAGGTTCGGGATTGTCCATACTGGTTGGTTAAGGAAGATAATGGCACGTTTGCTGCAGGTGCATTGCACTGGCTTGCATCTACGGAACCATCAGCAGAGTGGAGCCCTTGGGTTCTTATAAGTCTCAATCTTGGAAGTGAGAGATTTGAGCAGGTGTCATATCCTGAGAATTTGGGCAAGCCATTGCATTTAAATTTGGCAGTCTTGGGAGAATGCCTTTGTTTGATTTCAGGTCACGTCGCTGTTCGTACTAATGCTAAGAATCATGTGTTAGATCATGTCGACATATGGGTGATGAAGAATTACGGAGTGAAGGAGTCTTGGATAAAGTTGTTTTCAGTTGAGCAGTTAGATGGTCGTCAACATTTCAGTTTCTTGAGGCCAATAGCATATTCAGTGACTGGTAAGGAAGTTCTTCTGGAAATGGATAATAGGACGTTCCTATGGTATAGTCTAGAAAAGAAGTCCCTCAAACATGCTAAGATTAATGGTGGATTGGACTCTTTTGAATCATTTGTCAATTTGGGAACCCTTGTCCCCTTATATGGGGGTGGAAATGATGGGGGTGAAAATGAAAAGGATGGGAAGGAAAAGATAGAACCAGAGAAAAAAGATGGAGCCGGAAACATTGAGGAAGAAGATGTCTTGGTGATAGAGGAATTCAAGTTGGAACTTTAA